The Arthrobacter sp. NicSoilC5 genome has a window encoding:
- a CDS encoding sodium/solute symporter (Members of the Solute:Sodium Symporter (SSS), TC 2.A.21 as described in tcdb.org, catalyze solute:Na+ symport. Known solutes for members of the family include sugars, amino acids, nucleosides, inositols, vitamins, urea or anions, depending on the system.): protein MIAIPAAVDVAALKDTTLLNMGIFGLFVAVTMVIVFRASRNNKTAADYYAAGRSFTGSQNGTAIAGDYLSAASFLGITGAIAINGYDGFMYSIGFLVAWLVALLLVAELLRNTGKFTMADVLSFRLKQRPVRIAAAISTLAVCFFYLLAQMAGAGSLISLLLGISDWGGQALVIIVVGALMIMYVLIGGMKGTTWVQIIKAMLLIAGAAVMTLWVLAIYGFNLSALLGGAVETAKNPAVLNPGLQYGKSDTSKLDFMSLGLALVLGTAALPHVLMRFYTVPTAKEARKSVVWSIWLIGIFYLFTLVLGYGAAALVGADTIKGAPGGVNSAAPLLAFHLGGPLLLGFISAVAFATILAVVAGLTITAAASFAHDIYANVIAKGKADAATEVRVARRTVVVIGILAILGGIFANGQNVAFLVALAFAVAASANLPTIIYSLFWRKFTTQGALWSMYGGLASAILLIIFSPVVSGLKTSMIPGANFALFPLSNPGIVSIPLAFFLGWLGTTLDKRREDVTKQAEMEVRSLTGIGAEKAVDH, encoded by the coding sequence ACCCTTCTGAACATGGGCATCTTCGGCCTGTTCGTGGCCGTGACCATGGTGATCGTGTTCCGCGCCAGCCGCAACAACAAGACCGCCGCCGACTACTACGCCGCCGGACGCTCCTTCACGGGCTCGCAGAACGGCACCGCCATCGCCGGCGACTACCTGTCCGCCGCCTCCTTCCTGGGAATTACCGGGGCCATCGCCATCAACGGCTACGACGGATTCATGTACTCCATCGGCTTCCTGGTGGCCTGGCTCGTGGCGCTGCTGCTGGTGGCTGAACTGCTGCGCAACACCGGCAAGTTCACCATGGCGGACGTGCTGTCCTTCCGGCTGAAGCAGCGGCCGGTCCGGATCGCCGCCGCCATCTCCACCCTCGCGGTCTGCTTCTTCTACCTGCTGGCCCAGATGGCTGGGGCGGGAAGCCTGATCTCCCTCCTGCTGGGCATCAGCGACTGGGGCGGACAGGCCCTGGTGATCATCGTCGTCGGCGCCCTCATGATCATGTACGTCCTGATCGGCGGCATGAAGGGCACCACCTGGGTCCAGATCATCAAGGCCATGCTGCTGATCGCCGGCGCCGCCGTAATGACCCTCTGGGTCCTGGCCATCTACGGCTTCAACCTCTCGGCCCTGCTGGGCGGCGCCGTGGAGACCGCCAAGAACCCGGCCGTCCTCAATCCGGGCCTGCAGTACGGCAAGTCGGACACCTCCAAGCTGGACTTCATGTCCCTCGGCCTGGCGCTGGTGCTGGGCACCGCCGCCCTGCCACACGTGCTGATGCGCTTCTACACGGTCCCGACCGCCAAGGAAGCCCGCAAATCGGTCGTCTGGTCCATCTGGCTGATCGGTATCTTCTACCTGTTCACCCTGGTGCTGGGCTACGGCGCCGCAGCGCTGGTCGGAGCGGACACGATCAAGGGCGCCCCCGGCGGCGTCAACTCGGCAGCTCCGCTGCTGGCATTCCACCTGGGCGGGCCACTGCTGCTCGGCTTCATCTCCGCGGTGGCGTTCGCCACCATCCTGGCGGTGGTGGCCGGCCTCACCATCACGGCCGCAGCATCGTTCGCGCATGACATCTACGCCAATGTCATCGCCAAGGGCAAGGCCGACGCCGCCACAGAAGTCCGGGTTGCCCGGCGAACCGTGGTGGTCATCGGCATCCTGGCCATCCTGGGCGGCATCTTCGCCAACGGCCAGAACGTGGCCTTCCTGGTGGCACTGGCCTTCGCCGTCGCCGCATCGGCGAACCTGCCCACCATCATCTACTCCCTGTTCTGGCGGAAGTTCACCACGCAGGGCGCGCTGTGGAGCATGTACGGCGGCCTCGCTTCGGCGATCCTGCTCATCATCTTCTCCCCGGTGGTCTCGGGACTGAAGACCTCCATGATCCCCGGGGCAAACTTCGCCCTCTTCCCGCTCAGCAACCCGGGCATCGTCTCGATCCCGCTGGCCTTCTTCCTGGGCTGGCTGGGCACCACCCTGGACAAGAGGCGGGAGGACGTGACGAAGCAGGCCGAGATGGAAGTCCGCTCGCTGACCGGCATCGGTGCCGAAAAGGCGGTGGACCACTAA
- a CDS encoding DUF4383 domain-containing protein, whose amino-acid sequence MRNSPNRLVATIFGAVYLLVGLLGFAVTSGVGFVATEGANLIIFEVNPLHNVIHLAIGAALLFAGLRGTDSARTVNSSVGAVYLLVGIVGLFLLNSPLNIIALNGADNVLHLASAVLLLGVGLSLDKSPAAARA is encoded by the coding sequence ATGCGCAACTCACCCAACCGCCTCGTCGCCACCATTTTCGGAGCCGTCTACCTGCTGGTCGGCCTCCTGGGCTTCGCCGTAACGTCAGGCGTCGGTTTCGTCGCCACGGAAGGCGCGAACCTCATCATCTTCGAGGTCAACCCGCTGCACAACGTCATCCACCTGGCCATCGGCGCCGCGCTGCTCTTCGCCGGCCTCCGCGGGACTGACAGCGCACGCACCGTGAACTCCTCCGTCGGCGCCGTCTACCTCCTGGTGGGCATCGTGGGGCTGTTCCTGCTGAATTCGCCGCTGAACATCATCGCCCTGAACGGTGCCGACAACGTCCTCCACCTCGCCAGCGCCGTGCTCCTCCTCGGCGTGGGCCTGTCCCTGGACAAGTCCCCGGCCGCTGCCCGCGCCTAG
- a CDS encoding Lrp/AsnC family transcriptional regulator, which yields MRALDGTDTRLLSALAQDPRRTVVALAQKLGLSRNTVQARMAQLEKKHVFLSFERRLNPVALGYPLMAFISVHVQQQKLGRLAGEIAAIPEVLEGYGLTGSADLLLRVVARDAEDLFRINGKILACDGVERADTALAMGELIPFRLQPLLDRGSEGS from the coding sequence ATGCGAGCTTTGGATGGCACTGACACCCGCCTGCTGTCGGCGTTGGCGCAGGATCCGCGCCGTACCGTGGTGGCCCTCGCGCAGAAGCTTGGCCTGTCCCGCAATACCGTCCAGGCGCGCATGGCCCAACTGGAAAAGAAGCACGTCTTCCTGTCCTTCGAGCGGCGCCTCAACCCGGTGGCACTGGGCTATCCGCTGATGGCGTTCATCTCCGTCCACGTCCAGCAGCAGAAACTCGGGCGGCTTGCCGGGGAAATCGCCGCCATCCCCGAGGTCCTGGAGGGTTACGGGCTGACGGGGTCGGCAGACCTGCTGCTGCGCGTGGTGGCCAGGGACGCCGAGGACCTTTTCCGCATCAACGGCAAGATCCTGGCGTGCGACGGCGTGGAGCGGGCAGACACGGCCCTGGCAATGGGCGAGCTGATCCCCTTCCGGTTGCAGCCCCTGCTGGACCGCGGCTCCGAAGGCAGCTAG
- the pdhA gene encoding pyruvate dehydrogenase (acetyl-transferring) E1 component subunit alpha, giving the protein MSTDQTGHDGANTPQSAGNPGETGPEFLQLITPAGERISHPEFDFWVRDITDDQLCSLFEDMTVIRRIDVEATALQRQGELALWPPLLGQEAAQIGSGRSLRADDFVFSSYRENGVAYCRGVDLTDLLRVWRGNASGGWDPYSINMATPQIIIGAQTLHATGYAMGIQNDGADAVAVTYFGDGATSEGDVNEAMVFAASFQVPVVFFCTNNHWAISEPVRLQSHIQLADRATGFGIPSLRVDGNDVLAVMAATRLALDRARRGGGPTFIEAVSYRMGPHTTADDPTRYRDANELEDWAAKDPISRLAGLLERKGLLTGELQQHVKDKADTVAAQMRRGCTTMPEPQPMDIFKHVYSTPNSWLERQQDHYARYLASFGDPAGAVSEEGAR; this is encoded by the coding sequence GTGTCTACAGACCAAACGGGCCATGACGGCGCTAACACCCCCCAAAGCGCAGGGAATCCAGGAGAAACCGGGCCGGAATTCCTTCAGCTGATTACCCCGGCCGGTGAACGGATCAGCCACCCAGAGTTCGATTTCTGGGTCCGGGACATCACCGATGACCAGTTGTGCTCCCTCTTTGAGGACATGACCGTCATCCGGCGGATTGATGTTGAGGCCACAGCCCTGCAGCGGCAGGGGGAGCTGGCCCTCTGGCCCCCGCTCCTGGGCCAGGAGGCGGCCCAGATCGGGTCCGGACGGTCACTGCGCGCAGACGACTTTGTGTTCTCCAGCTACCGCGAGAACGGCGTGGCCTACTGCCGCGGCGTGGACCTGACGGACCTCCTGCGGGTCTGGCGCGGAAACGCCTCCGGCGGCTGGGACCCGTACAGCATCAACATGGCCACCCCGCAGATCATCATTGGCGCCCAGACCCTGCATGCCACCGGCTACGCCATGGGCATCCAGAACGATGGTGCCGATGCCGTGGCCGTCACCTACTTTGGCGACGGTGCCACCAGTGAGGGCGACGTGAACGAGGCCATGGTGTTCGCGGCCAGCTTCCAGGTCCCGGTGGTGTTCTTCTGCACCAACAACCACTGGGCCATCTCCGAGCCCGTGCGCCTGCAGTCCCACATCCAGCTCGCGGACCGCGCCACCGGTTTCGGAATCCCCAGCCTGCGGGTGGACGGCAACGATGTCCTGGCGGTCATGGCCGCCACCAGGCTGGCCCTTGACCGCGCACGGCGCGGCGGCGGCCCCACCTTCATCGAAGCCGTCAGCTACCGCATGGGGCCGCACACCACCGCCGACGACCCCACCCGGTACCGGGACGCCAATGAGCTGGAGGACTGGGCCGCCAAGGACCCCATCAGCAGGCTGGCCGGCCTCCTGGAGCGCAAGGGACTGCTGACCGGGGAGCTGCAGCAGCACGTCAAGGACAAGGCCGACACCGTGGCCGCGCAGATGCGCCGCGGCTGCACCACCATGCCGGAGCCTCAGCCCATGGACATCTTCAAGCATGTCTACAGCACGCCCAATTCCTGGCTGGAACGCCAGCAGGACCACTATGCACGGTATTTGGCCTCCTTCGGCGATCCCGCAGGTGCCGTTTCAGAGGAAGGTGCACGCTGA
- a CDS encoding alpha-ketoacid dehydrogenase subunit beta produces the protein MTQLTFARAINAGLRKSLENDSKVVLLGEDIGALGGVFRVTDGLQKDFGTHRVVDTPLAESAIVGTAVGLAYRGYRPVVEIQFDGFIYPAFDQIVSQVAKLHYRTRGAVKMPITIRVPFGGGIGSPEHHSESPEAYFTHTSGLRVVTVANPQDAYTVIQQAIACDDPVLYFEPKRRYHDKGEVDENADPASALPMDKARVLTTGNDVTLVAYGPLVKTALDAASAAADEGISIEVIDLRSLAPVDYEPVVASVRKTGRLVVTHEAAQSGGLGAEVAASITERCFYHLEAAPVRVTGFDIPYPYSKLEMHHLPGLDRILDGVDRALGRPNSLSGLEG, from the coding sequence ATGACCCAGTTGACCTTTGCCCGCGCCATCAACGCCGGGCTCCGGAAGTCGCTGGAAAACGACTCCAAGGTGGTTCTCCTCGGCGAGGACATCGGCGCCCTGGGCGGTGTGTTCCGCGTGACGGACGGCCTGCAAAAGGACTTCGGAACCCACCGCGTGGTGGATACCCCGCTGGCGGAGTCCGCCATCGTGGGAACCGCCGTCGGCCTGGCTTACCGCGGCTACCGGCCCGTCGTGGAAATACAGTTCGACGGGTTCATCTATCCGGCCTTCGACCAGATCGTCAGCCAGGTTGCCAAGCTGCACTACCGCACCCGTGGGGCCGTCAAAATGCCCATCACCATCAGGGTCCCGTTCGGCGGCGGCATTGGCTCACCGGAGCACCATTCCGAATCCCCGGAAGCCTACTTCACCCATACCTCGGGGCTGCGGGTGGTCACCGTGGCCAACCCCCAGGACGCCTATACGGTCATCCAGCAGGCCATCGCCTGTGACGATCCCGTTCTGTACTTCGAGCCCAAGCGCCGCTACCACGACAAAGGCGAGGTGGACGAGAACGCAGATCCTGCCTCGGCCCTCCCCATGGACAAGGCCCGGGTGCTGACCACCGGCAACGACGTCACGCTCGTTGCCTACGGGCCACTGGTCAAGACCGCCCTGGACGCAGCCTCCGCCGCCGCGGACGAGGGCATCTCCATTGAAGTCATCGACCTGCGCTCGCTGGCCCCCGTGGACTACGAACCGGTGGTGGCCTCGGTGCGCAAGACCGGGCGCCTGGTGGTCACGCACGAGGCTGCCCAGTCCGGCGGGCTGGGAGCGGAAGTGGCGGCCAGCATCACCGAACGGTGCTTCTACCACCTCGAGGCCGCTCCGGTCCGGGTGACGGGGTTCGACATTCCCTACCCCTACTCCAAGCTGGAAATGCACCACCTCCCGGGCCTGGACCGCATCCTGGACGGCGTGGACCGTGCCCTTGGCCGCCCCAATTCCCTGAGTGGACTGGAAGGATGA
- a CDS encoding dihydrolipoamide acetyltransferase family protein encodes MSATMIKEFRLPDLGEGLTESEILSWKVDVGDTVSLNQVIAEVETAKAVVELPSPFAGVIKELHEQPGSVVEVGKPIVSFEVPDDAGSAPLAPSGAAGAGSGEAAVETPKREPNLVGYGAVVEGSGRPTRRARNFAPVIEAGGTMAPEAGLVAPAAVQPAPVEGKAAERPRSTPPVRKLAKDLGLDLAQVPGTGPGGLITREDVQEFSGHAAEPALQAQGAASPGGARSGERETRTPIKGVRKHTAAAMVQSAFTAPHATEFLTVDVTPSLELLAKLKTSREFAGIKLTPLTLAAKALLIALRRNPALNSRWDEENQEIVTFNYVNLGIAAATPRGLTVPNIKDAEALPLPQLAQALTALAETARAGKTTPADLSGGTISITNIGVFGIDAGTPILNPGEAAILGLGAVRTMPWEYRGEVALRQVLTLSLSFDHRLVDGEQGSRFLADVGAILAEPGMVLTMV; translated from the coding sequence ATGAGCGCCACCATGATCAAGGAATTCCGTCTCCCGGACCTGGGGGAGGGACTTACCGAGTCAGAAATCCTCAGCTGGAAGGTGGACGTTGGCGACACCGTCAGCCTGAACCAGGTCATCGCCGAAGTTGAAACCGCCAAGGCCGTGGTGGAACTGCCGTCACCGTTCGCCGGGGTCATCAAGGAACTTCACGAACAGCCCGGTTCCGTAGTGGAGGTGGGCAAGCCGATCGTCTCCTTCGAAGTTCCGGACGACGCCGGGTCCGCACCTTTGGCGCCGTCGGGCGCCGCGGGCGCGGGGTCCGGGGAGGCTGCGGTGGAAACCCCGAAAAGGGAACCGAACCTTGTGGGGTACGGCGCCGTCGTCGAAGGTTCCGGGCGCCCCACGCGCCGGGCGCGGAACTTTGCCCCGGTGATTGAGGCGGGGGGAACCATGGCCCCGGAGGCCGGCCTGGTCGCGCCTGCAGCTGTCCAACCAGCACCTGTGGAGGGCAAGGCCGCCGAACGTCCCCGGTCCACGCCCCCGGTCCGCAAGCTGGCCAAGGACCTTGGCCTGGACCTCGCCCAGGTTCCCGGGACCGGTCCCGGTGGCCTGATCACGCGGGAGGACGTGCAGGAGTTTTCCGGGCACGCCGCGGAACCTGCCCTGCAGGCGCAGGGGGCCGCGTCCCCAGGTGGAGCCAGGTCGGGGGAGCGGGAGACCCGGACCCCTATTAAGGGGGTACGCAAGCACACCGCTGCCGCGATGGTGCAGAGCGCCTTCACCGCGCCGCATGCCACCGAATTCCTGACCGTGGATGTCACGCCGAGCCTGGAGCTGCTGGCCAAACTCAAGACCAGCAGGGAATTCGCGGGTATCAAGCTCACCCCATTGACGCTCGCCGCCAAAGCCCTCCTGATCGCCCTGCGCCGCAACCCGGCACTGAACTCCCGCTGGGACGAAGAAAACCAGGAGATCGTCACCTTCAATTACGTGAACCTGGGCATCGCCGCCGCTACGCCGCGCGGACTCACGGTTCCGAACATCAAGGACGCCGAGGCCCTCCCGCTCCCGCAGCTGGCCCAGGCGCTCACGGCGCTCGCCGAAACCGCGCGGGCGGGCAAGACCACGCCGGCGGACCTCTCCGGCGGCACCATCTCCATTACCAACATCGGCGTCTTCGGCATCGACGCAGGCACCCCAATCCTCAATCCGGGGGAGGCGGCGATCCTCGGACTGGGGGCGGTCCGGACCATGCCATGGGAATACCGGGGCGAGGTGGCGCTGCGCCAGGTGCTGACGCTGAGCCTGTCCTTCGACCACCGCCTGGTGGACGGGGAGCAAGGCTCCCGGTTCCTGGCGGACGTGGGGGCCATCCTGGCCGAGCCGGGCATGGTGCTCACCATGGTGTAG